The proteins below are encoded in one region of Aeromonas veronii:
- the nuoL gene encoding NADH-quinone oxidoreductase subunit L encodes MSLLFLTFLFPLLGWLLLAFSIGRFGERTSALIGVGSIGLSALTTLWVGIDFLSTMPAGGVYTQTLWQWMSVGEFQPTFRLALDGLSLTMLGVVTGVGFFIHLFASWYMRGEEGYSRFFTYTNLFIASMLFLVLADDLLFVYLGWEGVGLCSYLLIGFYYRNPANGAAALKAFVVTRVGDVFLAIGLFVLYRELGTLNIHELLVRAPAMFAEGSPALSFACLMLLGGAVGKSAQLPLQTWLADAMAGPTPVSALIHAATMVTAGVYLIARTHGLFLLAPEILHLVALVGAITLVLAGFAALVQTDIKRILAYSTMSQIGYMFLALGVGAWEGAIFHLMTHAFFKALLFLSAGAVIVATHHEQNIFKMGGLRKSLPLVYACFLVGGSALAALPLVTAGFYSKDAILWQVQASGQSVLLWAGLAGAFLTSLYTFRLIFIAFHGKAQTEAHAGHGLAHQLPLLVLLVLSTAIGAWITPPLAGVLPAGPGDHVEEGRHTLEIASGIIAVAGIALAAFLFLGERRLAKRIAQSAPGRVLSTLWFNAWGFDWLYDLLWVKPYLLATRLLGKDPLDRAMNLPAVLAQTGHQLLAWTVSGKLRWYAASMGMGAALILALLLLG; translated from the coding sequence ATGAGCCTCCTATTCCTGACTTTCCTGTTCCCGCTGCTGGGATGGCTGCTGCTGGCCTTCTCCATCGGCCGTTTCGGTGAGCGTACCTCTGCCCTCATCGGTGTCGGCAGTATCGGTCTGTCGGCCCTGACTACCCTCTGGGTCGGCATCGATTTCCTGAGCACCATGCCAGCTGGCGGCGTCTACACCCAGACCCTGTGGCAATGGATGTCGGTGGGCGAATTCCAGCCCACCTTCCGCTTGGCACTGGATGGGCTGTCGCTCACCATGCTGGGGGTGGTGACCGGGGTGGGTTTCTTCATCCACCTGTTCGCCTCCTGGTACATGCGCGGGGAAGAGGGCTATTCGCGCTTCTTCACCTACACCAACCTGTTCATCGCCAGCATGCTGTTCCTGGTGCTGGCTGACGATCTGCTGTTCGTCTATCTCGGCTGGGAAGGGGTGGGGCTGTGCAGTTACCTGCTGATCGGCTTCTACTACCGCAACCCCGCCAATGGCGCGGCCGCCCTCAAGGCGTTCGTGGTGACCCGGGTCGGCGACGTCTTCCTCGCCATCGGTCTGTTCGTGCTCTATCGGGAGCTCGGCACCCTCAACATCCACGAATTGCTGGTGCGTGCCCCGGCCATGTTTGCCGAAGGCTCCCCTGCCCTGTCGTTCGCCTGTCTGATGCTGCTCGGCGGCGCGGTCGGCAAGTCCGCCCAGTTGCCGCTGCAGACCTGGCTGGCTGACGCCATGGCGGGCCCGACCCCGGTCTCGGCGCTGATCCACGCGGCCACCATGGTGACGGCAGGGGTCTACCTCATCGCCCGTACCCACGGCCTCTTCCTGCTGGCGCCGGAGATCCTGCATCTGGTGGCCCTGGTCGGTGCCATTACCCTGGTGCTGGCGGGCTTTGCCGCCCTGGTGCAGACCGATATCAAGCGCATTTTGGCCTACTCCACCATGAGCCAGATTGGCTACATGTTCCTGGCCCTGGGGGTAGGTGCCTGGGAAGGTGCCATCTTCCACCTGATGACCCACGCCTTCTTCAAGGCGCTGCTGTTCCTCTCCGCCGGCGCCGTCATCGTGGCGACCCATCACGAGCAGAACATCTTCAAGATGGGGGGCCTGCGCAAGAGCCTGCCGCTGGTCTATGCCTGCTTCCTGGTCGGGGGATCGGCGCTCGCCGCCCTGCCACTGGTGACTGCCGGCTTCTACAGCAAGGACGCCATCCTCTGGCAGGTGCAGGCCAGTGGCCAGAGCGTCCTGCTGTGGGCGGGACTGGCGGGGGCCTTCCTGACCTCCCTCTACACCTTCCGCCTCATCTTCATCGCCTTCCACGGCAAGGCGCAAACCGAGGCCCACGCCGGTCACGGCCTGGCCCACCAGCTCCCCTTGCTGGTGCTGCTGGTGCTCTCCACCGCCATCGGTGCCTGGATAACGCCCCCCCTGGCCGGTGTGCTGCCGGCAGGGCCCGGGGATCATGTCGAAGAGGGCCGCCACACTCTGGAAATAGCCTCCGGCATCATCGCCGTGGCAGGTATCGCGCTCGCCGCCTTCCTGTTCCTCGGCGAGCGTCGCTTGGCCAAGCGCATCGCACAGAGCGCCCCCGGCCGTGTGCTCAGCACCCTCTGGTTCAACGCCTGGGGCTTTGACTGGCTCTATGACCTGCTCTGGGTCAAGCCCTACCTGCTGGCAACCCGACTGCTCGGCAAAGATCCCCTGGATCGTGCGATGAACCTGCCCGCGGTGCTGGCCCAGACAGGCCACCAGCTGCTGGCCTGGACCGTCTCCGGCAAGTTGCGCTGGTATGCGGCCTCCATGGGGATGGGCGCGGCCCTGATCCTGGCCCTGCTGCTGCTCGGCTGA
- the nuoH gene encoding NADH-quinone oxidoreductase subunit NuoH — protein sequence MSDALMDLLIEIGKALIVLVGIVGAGAFMSFIERRLLALWQDRYGPNRVGPFGLLQLAADMVKMFFKEDWIPPFADRRIFVLAPIIAFTAFILAFAVVPITPTWGVADLNVGLLYILAIAGLAVYAVLFAGWSSNNKYSLLGSLRASAQTLSYEVFLGLSLMGIVIQTGSFNLRDIVEAQAGMWNVIPQILGFVTFLFAGVAVTHRHPFDQPEAEQELADGYHIEYAGMKWGLFFVGEYIGIVLVSSLIVTLFFGGWHGPWLPPFVWFALKTACFMVFFILLRASLPRPRFDQVMSFGWKVCLPLTLLNMLVTGAVVLMNA from the coding sequence ATGAGCGACGCCCTGATGGATCTGCTGATCGAGATAGGCAAGGCCCTGATCGTGCTGGTAGGCATAGTGGGGGCTGGCGCCTTCATGAGCTTCATCGAGCGCCGCCTGCTGGCGCTGTGGCAGGACAGATACGGTCCCAATCGGGTGGGCCCCTTCGGCCTGCTGCAGCTGGCGGCCGACATGGTCAAGATGTTCTTCAAGGAGGACTGGATCCCGCCGTTCGCGGATCGCCGGATCTTCGTGCTGGCCCCCATAATCGCGTTTACCGCCTTCATCCTGGCGTTTGCGGTGGTGCCCATCACGCCCACCTGGGGCGTGGCGGATCTCAACGTGGGCCTGCTCTACATCCTGGCCATCGCGGGGCTGGCGGTCTATGCTGTGCTGTTCGCCGGCTGGTCGAGCAACAACAAGTACTCCTTGCTCGGCAGCCTGCGCGCCTCGGCCCAGACCCTCTCCTACGAGGTGTTCCTCGGTCTGTCGCTGATGGGCATCGTCATCCAGACCGGCAGCTTCAACCTGCGTGACATCGTCGAGGCCCAGGCCGGCATGTGGAACGTGATCCCCCAGATCCTGGGCTTTGTCACCTTCCTGTTTGCCGGGGTCGCCGTCACCCATCGCCACCCGTTCGATCAGCCGGAGGCCGAGCAGGAGCTTGCCGACGGTTATCACATCGAGTACGCGGGCATGAAATGGGGTCTGTTCTTCGTCGGAGAGTACATCGGCATCGTGCTGGTCTCCTCCCTCATCGTGACCCTGTTCTTCGGTGGCTGGCACGGCCCCTGGCTGCCCCCCTTCGTCTGGTTCGCCCTGAAGACCGCCTGTTTCATGGTGTTTTTCATCCTGCTGCGGGCCTCTTTGCCCCGCCCACGCTTCGACCAGGTGATGTCATTCGGCTGGAAGGTCTGCCTGCCGCTGACCCTGCTCAATATGCTGGTGACTGGCGCCGTGGTGCTGATGAATGCGTAA
- the nuoF gene encoding NADH-quinone oxidoreductase subunit NuoF, translating to MKSFASLGTANRIARAPETHPLTWRLRDDGQPVWLEEYQSKQGYEAARKALGQMSPDEIVNTVKDAGLKGRGGAGFSTGVKWGLMPKDESMNIRYLLCNADEMEPNTWKDRLLMEQLPHLLIEGMIISARALKAYRGYIFLRGEYVDAAIHLRRAVEEAKAAGLLGKNILGSGFDFELFVHTGAGRYICGEETALINSLEGRRANPRAKPPFPAVSGVWGKPTCVNNVETLCNVPAIIGNGVAWYQGLALPGSDDHGTKLMGFSGKVNNPGLWELPFGITARELFEHYAGGMKPGYRLKAWQPGGAGTGFLLPEHLDAQMYAGGIGKVGTRMGTGLAMAVDDSINMVALLRNMEEFFARESCGWCTPCRDGLPWSVKLLRALERGEGQPGDLETLAQLCNFLGPGKTFCAHAPGAVEPLGSAMKYFRSEFEAGVKGHGENRKLLKGIQPNLLSERW from the coding sequence ATGAAGTCATTCGCCTCCCTGGGCACCGCCAACCGCATCGCCCGTGCCCCCGAGACCCATCCCCTCACCTGGCGTCTGCGCGACGACGGCCAGCCGGTCTGGCTGGAGGAGTACCAGTCCAAGCAGGGTTATGAGGCCGCCCGCAAGGCGCTGGGCCAGATGAGCCCGGACGAAATCGTCAACACCGTCAAGGATGCCGGCCTCAAGGGCCGCGGCGGCGCCGGTTTCTCCACCGGCGTGAAGTGGGGCCTGATGCCCAAAGACGAGAGCATGAACATCCGTTACCTGCTCTGCAACGCCGACGAGATGGAGCCGAACACCTGGAAGGATCGGCTGCTGATGGAACAGCTCCCCCACCTGCTGATCGAGGGGATGATCATCTCGGCCCGGGCCCTCAAGGCCTACCGGGGCTACATCTTCCTGCGCGGCGAATACGTGGATGCGGCCATTCACCTGCGCCGTGCGGTGGAAGAGGCCAAGGCTGCGGGGCTGCTCGGCAAGAACATTCTGGGCTCGGGGTTTGACTTCGAGCTGTTCGTGCACACCGGCGCCGGTCGCTACATCTGCGGCGAGGAGACGGCCCTCATCAACTCCCTGGAGGGGCGTCGCGCCAACCCGCGCGCCAAGCCCCCCTTCCCCGCCGTCTCCGGCGTCTGGGGCAAGCCGACCTGCGTCAACAACGTCGAGACCCTGTGCAACGTGCCCGCCATCATCGGCAACGGCGTGGCCTGGTATCAGGGGCTGGCGCTGCCAGGCTCCGACGATCACGGCACCAAGCTGATGGGCTTCTCCGGCAAGGTCAACAACCCTGGCCTGTGGGAGCTGCCCTTTGGCATCACGGCCCGCGAGCTGTTTGAGCACTACGCCGGCGGCATGAAGCCCGGCTATCGCCTGAAGGCCTGGCAACCCGGTGGCGCCGGTACCGGCTTTTTGCTGCCCGAGCACCTGGATGCCCAGATGTATGCCGGCGGCATCGGCAAGGTCGGCACCCGCATGGGTACGGGCCTCGCCATGGCGGTGGATGACAGCATCAACATGGTCGCCCTGCTGCGCAACATGGAGGAGTTCTTCGCCCGCGAATCCTGCGGCTGGTGCACCCCCTGCCGCGACGGCCTGCCCTGGAGCGTCAAGCTGTTGCGGGCGCTGGAGCGGGGCGAGGGTCAGCCCGGCGATCTCGAGACCCTGGCCCAGCTGTGCAACTTCCTCGGCCCCGGCAAGACCTTCTGCGCCCATGCGCCGGGGGCCGTCGAGCCCCTTGGCAGCGCGATGAAGTATTTCCGCTCCGAATTCGAGGCCGGCGTCAAAGGCCATGGGGAGAATCGCAAGCTGCTCAAGGGGATCCAACCCAATCTGCTGAGCGAGCGCTGGTAA
- the nuoK gene encoding NADH-quinone oxidoreductase subunit NuoK, whose amino-acid sequence MSGIPMEHGLLLAAILFAIGLCGLLIRRNLLFILMSIEIMMNASALAFVVAGSRWAQADGQIMYILVISLAAAEASIGLALLLLLYRRYHTLNVDTVSEMRG is encoded by the coding sequence ATGAGTGGTATCCCTATGGAACATGGACTGTTGCTGGCGGCCATCTTGTTTGCCATCGGCCTGTGCGGTCTGCTGATTCGTCGTAACTTGCTGTTTATCCTCATGAGTATCGAAATCATGATGAATGCGTCCGCGCTGGCGTTCGTGGTGGCAGGTAGCCGCTGGGCCCAGGCCGATGGCCAGATCATGTACATACTGGTGATTTCTCTGGCGGCAGCGGAGGCCAGCATCGGCCTCGCCCTGTTACTGCTGCTCTATCGTCGTTACCACACCCTGAACGTGGACACTGTGAGCGAGATGCGCGGATGA
- the nuoM gene encoding NADH-quinone oxidoreductase subunit M encodes MTLLWILLIPFIGGLLCWQMERLGGQFVRWVALLSMGACLLLSGAIWLGSDFSLANPGLPVWAAEWQLPWIPRFGISLHLAVDGLSLLMVMLTSFIGVLAILCSWKEIVQRIGFFHLNLLWILGGVLGVFMAVDLFLFFFFWEMMLVPMYFLIALWGHSVTDGKSRINAATKFFIYTQASGLIMLVAILGLVLTHHSATGIFTFNYQDLLSTPMSMSVQWLLMLGFFIAFAVKMPLVPLHGWLPDAHSQAPTAGSVDLAGILLKTAAYGLLRFTLPLFPDASAAFAPYAMGLGLFGIVYGALLAFAQTDIKRLVAYTSISHMGFVMIAIYSGSELALQGAVVQMIAHGLSAAGLFILCGQLYERLHTRDLRQMGGLWGRLRYLPGVMLFFSVASLGMPGTGNFIGEFLILIGSFQVAPIMTIIATFGLVLASVYSLIMLQRACFGAPKDEKVLKGLDKRELAMMLTIASLLVLLGLYPQPVLDTASSSLLSVLHWYALPATGAL; translated from the coding sequence GTGACCTTACTCTGGATCTTGTTAATTCCTTTTATCGGCGGCTTGCTCTGCTGGCAGATGGAGCGCCTCGGCGGACAGTTCGTCCGTTGGGTCGCCCTGCTCTCCATGGGCGCCTGCCTGCTGCTCTCCGGTGCCATCTGGCTTGGCAGTGACTTCTCCCTGGCCAACCCCGGCCTGCCGGTCTGGGCGGCGGAGTGGCAGTTGCCCTGGATCCCTCGCTTTGGCATCTCGTTGCACCTGGCGGTGGACGGCCTGTCGCTTCTGATGGTGATGCTCACCAGCTTCATCGGCGTGCTGGCCATCCTCTGTTCCTGGAAGGAGATCGTGCAGCGCATCGGCTTCTTCCACCTGAACCTGCTGTGGATTTTGGGTGGCGTGCTCGGGGTCTTCATGGCGGTGGATCTATTCCTCTTCTTCTTCTTCTGGGAGATGATGCTGGTCCCCATGTACTTCCTGATCGCGCTCTGGGGACACTCGGTCACCGACGGCAAGTCGCGCATCAACGCGGCCACCAAGTTCTTCATCTACACCCAGGCGAGCGGCCTCATCATGCTGGTCGCCATCCTGGGGTTGGTGCTGACCCACCACAGCGCCACCGGCATCTTCACCTTCAACTATCAGGATCTGCTGAGCACCCCCATGAGCATGAGCGTGCAGTGGCTGCTGATGCTGGGCTTCTTCATCGCCTTCGCGGTCAAGATGCCATTGGTGCCCCTGCACGGCTGGCTGCCGGATGCCCATAGCCAGGCGCCGACCGCAGGTTCCGTGGACCTGGCGGGCATTCTGCTCAAGACCGCCGCCTACGGCCTGCTGCGCTTCACCCTGCCGCTCTTCCCCGACGCCTCCGCCGCCTTCGCCCCCTATGCCATGGGCCTTGGTCTGTTTGGCATCGTCTACGGTGCCCTGCTGGCGTTTGCCCAGACCGACATCAAGCGTCTGGTGGCCTACACCAGCATCTCCCACATGGGTTTCGTGATGATCGCCATCTACTCGGGCAGCGAACTGGCCCTGCAGGGTGCGGTGGTGCAGATGATCGCCCACGGCCTCTCCGCCGCCGGTCTGTTCATCCTGTGCGGTCAGCTCTATGAGCGCCTGCACACCCGGGACCTGCGCCAGATGGGCGGTCTGTGGGGACGCCTTCGCTACCTGCCCGGCGTGATGCTGTTCTTCTCGGTGGCGTCTCTGGGCATGCCGGGGACCGGCAACTTCATCGGCGAGTTCCTGATCCTCATCGGCAGCTTCCAGGTGGCCCCCATCATGACCATCATCGCCACCTTCGGTCTGGTGCTGGCTTCGGTCTACTCCCTCATCATGCTGCAGCGCGCCTGCTTCGGCGCTCCCAAGGACGAGAAGGTCCTGAAGGGACTGGACAAGCGGGAGCTCGCCATGATGCTGACCATCGCGAGCCTTCTGGTGCTGCTCGGTCTCTATCCCCAACCTGTGCTGGATACCGCCAGCAGCAGCCTGTTGAGCGTGCTGCACTGGTATGCGCTGCCGGCCACAGGAGCACTGTGA
- the nuoJ gene encoding NADH-quinone oxidoreductase subunit J has protein sequence MELAFYAAALVAIYSTLRVISTSNPMHALLNLIISLIAVAMIFFCLGASFAGALQVIVYAGAIMVLFVFVVMMLNLGTAQDQEKRWLTPTTWGGPALLSLILLGFLAHGILGVTGGELGHTDVSAKEVGIALFGPYVLAVELASILLLAGLVTAYHLGREDKRGEVLSVPKTAPQPNQEGGQQ, from the coding sequence ATGGAACTGGCATTCTATGCCGCGGCCCTGGTCGCCATTTACAGCACGTTGCGGGTGATCAGCACCAGCAATCCCATGCACGCGCTGCTCAACCTCATCATCTCACTCATCGCCGTGGCCATGATCTTCTTCTGCCTGGGGGCCTCTTTCGCGGGCGCCCTGCAGGTGATCGTCTACGCCGGCGCCATCATGGTGCTGTTCGTGTTCGTGGTGATGATGCTGAACCTGGGGACAGCCCAGGATCAGGAGAAACGCTGGCTCACCCCCACCACCTGGGGTGGCCCCGCCTTGCTCTCACTCATCCTGCTCGGCTTTCTGGCCCACGGCATCCTCGGGGTGACCGGCGGCGAGCTGGGCCATACCGATGTCAGCGCCAAGGAGGTCGGCATCGCCCTGTTCGGCCCCTATGTGCTGGCGGTGGAGCTCGCCTCCATCCTGCTGCTGGCGGGTCTGGTCACCGCCTATCACCTGGGCCGTGAGGACAAGCGCGGGGAGGTGCTTTCCGTCCCCAAAACCGCCCCGCAACCGAACCAAGAAGGAGGTCAGCAATGA
- the nuoG gene encoding NADH-quinone oxidoreductase subunit NuoG: MATIHVDGKEYEVDGADNLLQACLSLGLDVPYFCWHPALGSVGACRQCAVKQYQNADDKRGRLVMSCMTPSTDGSYISIEDEEAKEFRKCVVEWQMTNHPHDCPVCEEGGACHLQDMTVMTGHNSRRYRFTKRTHQNQDLGPFISHEMNRCIACYRCVRYYKDYAGGEDLGVYGAHDNVYFGRVEDGTLESEFSGNLVEVCPTGVFTDKTHSERYNRKWDMQFAPSICQGCSVGCNISPGERYGELRRIENRYHGALNHYFLCDRGRFGYGHVNLAERPRQPLLRDGGDRLAITVDGALNRAADALRTSASVIGIGSPRASLESNFALRELVGAANFYSGVEQSEWECLQKMLQILQQSGVRTPSLRDMEEADAVLVLGEDVTQTAARIALALRQAVKGKARDIARKMKVDLWQVAAVQTLGQNERYPLLITSLDSTRLDDVASGTLRAPHADQARLGFAIAHLLDDSAPTPSGLGAEQQALAAQWAELLGNAKKPLIIAGSSARSQALLEAASNIARALKGRGQAVEIALVAQETNSLGLAMLAQDAAPLEAALARIEGEASLSLIALENDLYRRAPRSRVDGALERLQHLLVVDHQDTATASKADLVLPAASFAEADGTLINMEGRAQRFFQVYAPAFYDADIQVREGWRWLAALQGVLDRKPLRWNTFDEVSSACAASAPLLNTMGEAAPNAGLRIRGMKLAREPHRYSGRTSMLANQNVSEPRVAQDPDSPFNFSMEGYAGARQPLQQVPFAWAPGWNSPSAWNKFQDEVGGNLRAGDPGRRLLEPGEGGLGWFNSIPSSFSAQAALQVVSYDQLFGAEELSAKSPVIQARMSEPTLVLNPADADRLALQAGSEIALSWGGNHWRLRLQLSDNLAQGLLGLPLGVNGLPTALHHALIDNLQEVIA, translated from the coding sequence ATGGCCACCATTCATGTAGACGGTAAAGAGTACGAGGTAGACGGGGCAGACAACCTGCTGCAAGCCTGTCTGTCCTTAGGGTTGGACGTCCCCTATTTTTGCTGGCACCCGGCGCTCGGCAGCGTCGGCGCCTGCCGCCAGTGTGCGGTCAAGCAGTATCAGAATGCCGATGACAAGCGCGGCCGCCTGGTCATGTCCTGCATGACCCCCTCCACCGATGGCAGTTACATCTCCATCGAGGACGAGGAGGCAAAGGAGTTTCGCAAGTGCGTGGTGGAGTGGCAGATGACCAACCACCCCCACGACTGCCCGGTGTGTGAAGAGGGGGGCGCCTGCCACCTGCAGGACATGACGGTGATGACCGGCCACAACAGCCGTCGCTACCGTTTCACCAAGCGCACCCACCAGAACCAGGATCTCGGCCCCTTCATCAGCCACGAGATGAACCGCTGCATCGCCTGCTATCGCTGCGTCCGTTACTACAAGGACTACGCGGGGGGCGAGGATCTCGGGGTCTACGGCGCCCACGACAACGTCTACTTCGGCCGGGTCGAGGATGGCACCCTGGAGAGCGAGTTCTCCGGCAACCTGGTGGAGGTCTGCCCCACCGGCGTCTTCACCGACAAGACCCACTCCGAGCGCTACAACCGCAAGTGGGACATGCAGTTCGCCCCCAGCATCTGCCAGGGATGCTCGGTCGGCTGCAACATCAGCCCGGGTGAGCGCTATGGCGAGCTGCGCCGCATAGAGAACCGCTACCACGGCGCCCTGAACCACTACTTCCTGTGCGATCGTGGCCGCTTCGGCTACGGACACGTCAATCTGGCCGAGCGCCCCCGCCAGCCATTGCTGCGAGACGGTGGTGACAGGCTCGCCATCACGGTGGATGGCGCCCTCAACCGCGCCGCCGACGCCCTGCGCACCAGCGCCAGCGTCATCGGCATCGGCTCGCCCCGCGCGTCGCTGGAGAGCAACTTCGCCCTGCGCGAACTGGTGGGCGCCGCCAACTTCTACAGCGGCGTCGAGCAAAGCGAATGGGAGTGCCTGCAAAAGATGCTGCAGATCCTGCAGCAAAGCGGCGTGCGTACCCCGAGCCTGCGTGACATGGAAGAGGCCGACGCCGTGCTGGTGCTCGGCGAAGATGTCACCCAGACTGCCGCCCGCATCGCCCTGGCCCTGCGCCAGGCGGTCAAGGGCAAGGCCCGCGACATCGCCCGCAAGATGAAGGTGGACTTGTGGCAGGTCGCCGCCGTGCAGACCCTGGGTCAGAACGAGCGCTACCCGCTGCTCATCACCAGCCTGGACAGCACCCGCCTCGACGACGTGGCAAGCGGCACCCTGCGCGCCCCCCACGCCGATCAGGCACGCCTCGGTTTCGCCATCGCCCATCTACTGGATGACTCGGCCCCGACTCCCTCGGGTCTTGGCGCCGAACAGCAAGCCCTGGCCGCCCAGTGGGCCGAGCTGCTTGGCAACGCCAAGAAGCCACTTATCATTGCAGGCTCAAGTGCCCGCAGCCAGGCTCTGCTCGAGGCGGCCAGCAACATCGCTCGCGCCCTCAAGGGTCGCGGTCAGGCGGTGGAGATAGCCCTGGTGGCGCAAGAGACCAACAGCCTGGGTCTGGCCATGCTGGCCCAGGACGCAGCCCCGCTGGAGGCGGCCCTTGCGCGCATCGAAGGGGAGGCCTCCCTCTCCCTCATCGCGCTGGAAAACGATCTCTACCGCCGCGCCCCCCGCAGCCGGGTGGACGGAGCCCTTGAGCGCCTGCAACACCTGCTGGTGGTGGATCATCAGGACACCGCTACCGCGAGCAAGGCCGATCTGGTCTTACCAGCCGCCAGCTTCGCCGAGGCGGACGGCACCCTCATCAACATGGAAGGCCGCGCCCAGCGCTTCTTCCAGGTCTATGCCCCCGCCTTCTACGACGCCGACATCCAGGTCCGTGAGGGCTGGCGCTGGCTGGCCGCCCTGCAAGGGGTGCTGGACAGAAAGCCCCTGCGCTGGAACACCTTCGACGAGGTGAGCAGCGCCTGCGCCGCCAGTGCCCCGCTGCTCAATACCATGGGTGAAGCTGCCCCCAACGCCGGTCTGCGCATCCGCGGCATGAAGCTCGCCCGCGAGCCGCACCGCTACAGCGGTCGCACCTCCATGCTGGCGAATCAGAACGTGAGCGAGCCTCGGGTCGCCCAAGATCCCGATTCGCCGTTCAACTTCTCCATGGAAGGCTACGCCGGTGCCCGCCAACCCCTGCAACAGGTACCGTTTGCCTGGGCGCCGGGCTGGAACTCGCCCTCTGCCTGGAACAAGTTCCAGGACGAGGTGGGTGGCAACCTGCGCGCCGGGGATCCCGGTCGCCGTCTGCTGGAGCCTGGTGAAGGCGGCCTCGGCTGGTTCAATAGCATCCCCTCCTCCTTCAGTGCCCAGGCGGCCCTGCAGGTGGTGAGTTACGATCAGCTGTTCGGCGCCGAGGAGCTATCCGCCAAGAGCCCGGTCATCCAGGCGCGGATGAGCGAGCCCACCCTGGTCCTGAACCCGGCGGACGCCGACCGTCTGGCGCTCCAGGCCGGTAGCGAGATCGCCCTCTCCTGGGGTGGCAATCACTGGCGACTGCGTCTGCAACTGAGCGACAACCTGGCTCAGGGGCTGCTCGGCCTGCCGCTTGGGGTGAACGGCCTACCGACCGCCCTGCACCACGCCCTCATCGATAACCTGCAGGAGGTCATCGCATGA
- the nuoI gene encoding NADH-quinone oxidoreductase subunit NuoI: MKITSIIKGVGTQLRSLGMVFSHAWRPRETLNYPEQAVYAAPRFRGRIVLTRDPDGDERCVACNLCAVACPVGCISLQKSERDDGRWYPEFFRINFSRCIFCGLCEEACPTTAIQLTPDFEMGEYRRQDLVYEKEDLLISGPGKYPDYNFYRMSGMAIDGKPKGDAENEAKPIDVKSLLP, encoded by the coding sequence ATGAAGATTACGAGCATTATCAAGGGTGTGGGTACCCAGTTACGCAGTCTGGGCATGGTGTTCTCCCATGCCTGGCGCCCCCGCGAGACCCTGAACTACCCGGAGCAGGCCGTCTATGCGGCCCCCCGTTTTCGCGGCCGCATCGTCCTGACCCGGGATCCCGACGGCGACGAGCGCTGCGTGGCGTGCAACCTGTGCGCCGTGGCCTGCCCGGTCGGCTGCATCTCCCTGCAAAAGTCCGAACGGGACGACGGCCGCTGGTATCCGGAGTTCTTTCGCATCAACTTCTCTCGCTGCATCTTCTGCGGTCTGTGCGAAGAAGCCTGCCCCACCACCGCCATCCAGCTCACGCCGGATTTCGAGATGGGGGAATATCGCCGCCAGGACCTGGTGTACGAGAAGGAAGACTTGCTGATCAGCGGCCCCGGCAAATACCCGGACTACAACTTCTACCGCATGAGCGGGATGGCTATCGACGGCAAGCCCAAAGGGGATGCCGAGAATGAAGCCAAACCCATCGATGTCAAGAGCCTGCTGCCCTGA